Proteins found in one Solitalea lacus genomic segment:
- a CDS encoding ATP-binding cassette domain-containing protein: protein MITLIEARNISLSLQRDPVLKNCSFTVSRGECIVITGKSGSGKTSLGKVIAGHYPINEGAFQINENSMPRVFVHQQHDFRFSFHSRTYFGQRYDRNYSYEFPTVQKILDLQGATEDTAATIIKLLKLEEKLEQPVIELSNGEGKRVQLAQALLLKPSLLVLDQPFVGLDTETRKVLHQVIFTLKNQGVTLVIISSVEEIPECIDHIWILEDGGIVQTFNPGNFPFDMYQPDLNNLKAIEWNGIEQYTPICNNSFECAIHMENVSIEFDGKMILDDISWTVNRGEHWALTGHNGSGKSTLLSLITGDNPQAYLNTIYLFDNKRGTGESVWDIKRKIGYVSPEMHNFFQRTSSYVEAITSSVNDYTLSGFSQESTTCYETVCSGFNDQMGSSVEVSYRQQQLAYNWIEAMELKHLIHKPFYKASLGEQRLLLLIRSLVKNPPLLILDEPCQGLDKYQTHRFVSIVDDICKNLGKTLIYVSHYETDLPKCIDKQLVLAKGRVYSNMYCDVV, encoded by the coding sequence ATGATTACATTAATAGAAGCTCGAAACATTTCTTTGTCATTGCAACGCGACCCGGTGTTAAAAAACTGCTCATTTACTGTAAGTAGGGGCGAATGTATTGTTATTACTGGCAAATCTGGAAGCGGCAAAACCAGCCTAGGGAAGGTAATTGCCGGTCACTATCCTATAAATGAGGGTGCCTTTCAGATAAATGAGAACAGCATGCCAAGGGTATTTGTGCATCAGCAACACGATTTTCGATTTTCCTTTCACTCCAGAACCTATTTTGGGCAGCGATACGATCGTAATTATAGCTACGAATTTCCAACTGTTCAAAAAATACTGGACTTGCAGGGTGCAACAGAGGATACAGCTGCGACTATCATAAAATTGCTAAAGCTTGAGGAGAAATTAGAGCAACCGGTTATTGAGCTTTCAAATGGAGAAGGGAAACGGGTTCAGTTGGCACAAGCATTATTGTTAAAGCCAAGCTTGTTAGTTCTTGATCAGCCATTTGTGGGTTTAGATACTGAGACCCGCAAGGTGTTGCATCAGGTAATTTTTACTCTTAAAAATCAAGGTGTTACTCTGGTTATTATTAGCTCTGTTGAAGAAATTCCTGAATGTATCGACCATATTTGGATATTAGAAGATGGCGGAATTGTTCAAACGTTTAATCCCGGGAATTTTCCATTTGATATGTATCAACCGGATTTAAACAATCTGAAAGCAATTGAATGGAACGGTATTGAACAGTACACACCTATTTGTAATAATTCATTTGAATGCGCCATTCATATGGAAAACGTGTCAATTGAGTTTGACGGAAAGATGATTTTGGATGACATTTCATGGACGGTGAACCGAGGAGAACATTGGGCTTTAACAGGTCATAATGGTTCTGGAAAATCAACTTTACTTAGTCTTATAACAGGGGATAATCCTCAAGCTTATTTAAATACCATTTATTTGTTTGATAATAAGCGTGGTACAGGAGAAAGCGTTTGGGATATTAAGCGGAAAATTGGCTACGTTTCTCCTGAAATGCATAATTTTTTTCAACGTACAAGTTCCTATGTGGAAGCAATTACCAGCAGTGTAAATGATTATACCCTGAGTGGCTTCTCGCAAGAGAGCACTACTTGTTATGAAACGGTTTGCTCAGGTTTTAATGATCAGATGGGCTCTTCTGTTGAAGTAAGCTACCGACAGCAGCAACTTGCGTATAATTGGATAGAGGCAATGGAGTTGAAACATTTAATACATAAACCGTTTTACAAGGCTTCATTGGGTGAGCAAAGATTGTTGTTATTAATCCGCTCATTAGTGAAAAATCCGCCATTGTTGATTCTGGACGAACCATGTCAGGGTCTCGACAAATATCAAACTCACAGATTTGTTTCTATCGTGGATGATATTTGTAAAAACCTAGGAAAGACATTGATTTATGTTTCGCATTATGAAACTGACTTGCCAAAATGCATTGATAAGCAGTTAGTTTTAGCAAAAGGTAGAGTGTATAGTAATATGTATTGCGATGTTGTGTGA
- a CDS encoding ABC transporter permease: MNLIKLSWYNLKANILSTLLNVLLLSFGVGIIALLMLVSDQIGKKLENNAKGVDVVVGAKGSPLQLILSSIYHIDFPTGNIKLSQAQNIMRNPAVKMAVPVGLGDSYEQFRIVGTNAKFAELYELSLASGKPFDGLYEVNIGAIVAKVKGLKIGDTFHGSHGLSEGGEEHHEHNYKVVGIYNQTGSVVDNLVLTSMESIWGMHGEAAHTSHLQGEIGATDQHAQDLDESHLVHDQFHGEAPLDKTPHTHAEIENEPEDNREITALLIKYRSPVSIVTFPRFVNAETNMQAASPAQESARLFSLIGVGIKAIQWFAGLIIIISIFSVFISLYNSLKDRKYDLAIIRTMGAPRSKVFMLIITEGLLLAIIATVIGLLWSHGALEIIGSYQEAEQTKLTGKAFVKDEWKLIIGGLIVGIIAAIIPAIQAYRTDISKTLAEK, translated from the coding sequence ATGAACTTAATAAAACTAAGTTGGTATAACTTAAAGGCTAATATCCTTTCTACATTACTCAATGTATTGCTACTTTCTTTCGGTGTAGGGATTATTGCCTTACTGATGCTTGTTTCTGATCAAATTGGCAAAAAACTTGAGAATAATGCCAAGGGAGTAGATGTTGTGGTGGGGGCCAAAGGTAGTCCTCTACAACTTATACTTTCAAGTATTTATCATATTGATTTTCCTACAGGCAACATCAAACTATCCCAGGCGCAAAACATCATGCGTAATCCTGCTGTAAAAATGGCGGTTCCTGTTGGCTTGGGTGATAGTTATGAACAGTTTCGAATTGTGGGAACCAATGCAAAATTTGCAGAGCTATATGAATTGAGTTTGGCCAGTGGAAAACCTTTCGACGGCTTATATGAAGTAAATATTGGAGCAATCGTAGCCAAAGTAAAAGGACTTAAAATTGGCGACACGTTTCATGGTTCGCACGGCTTAAGTGAAGGAGGAGAAGAACATCATGAGCATAATTATAAAGTTGTAGGAATTTACAATCAGACAGGCTCGGTAGTCGACAACCTTGTGCTGACCTCCATGGAGAGCATTTGGGGCATGCATGGTGAAGCTGCACATACTAGTCATCTTCAAGGCGAAATTGGAGCAACAGATCAACATGCACAAGACTTAGATGAGTCTCATTTGGTGCATGACCAATTCCATGGTGAAGCCCCTTTGGATAAAACGCCGCATACTCATGCCGAGATTGAAAATGAACCTGAAGATAATCGTGAAATTACTGCTTTGCTAATCAAATACCGATCGCCGGTAAGCATAGTTACCTTTCCTCGTTTTGTAAATGCCGAAACCAATATGCAGGCTGCCTCTCCCGCCCAAGAAAGTGCACGCTTATTTTCGCTGATTGGTGTAGGGATTAAGGCGATACAATGGTTTGCAGGATTGATTATTATTATTTCCATTTTCAGCGTATTTATCAGTTTGTATAATTCACTTAAAGACCGCAAGTATGATTTAGCTATAATCCGTACTATGGGCGCCCCACGCAGTAAAGTATTTATGCTGATTATAACAGAAGGACTATTATTGGCAATTATTGCAACAGTAATCGGCTTATTATGGTCGCATGGGGCTTTGGAAATTATTGGAAGCTATCAGGAGGCTGAACAAACCAAACTAACCGGAAAAGCGTTTGTAAAAGACGAATGGAAGCTAATCATAGGCGGACTCATAGTTGGTATTATTGCAGCCATTATCCCTGCAATTCAAGCCTACAGAACGGACATATCAAAAACTTTAGCAGAGAAATAG
- a CDS encoding GNAT family N-acetyltransferase yields the protein MITYQQETNLTTEEFSTVLVNSTLGERRPIDQPDRLKKMLEFGNLIITARDEGKLIGISRSLTDFAYCTYLSDLAVDILYQKQGIGKELIRQTKLAAPLAKLILLAAPTAIHYYPKIGMTKYEHCFYINDAKELT from the coding sequence ATGATAACCTATCAACAAGAGACCAATCTAACGACTGAGGAGTTTAGCACAGTGCTTGTTAACTCTACATTGGGTGAACGAAGACCCATTGACCAGCCCGATCGCTTGAAAAAGATGCTAGAGTTTGGCAATTTAATTATTACTGCACGGGACGAAGGAAAGTTGATTGGCATTTCGCGTTCATTAACCGACTTTGCCTATTGTACCTATCTATCTGATTTAGCGGTAGACATTCTATATCAAAAACAAGGCATTGGTAAAGAGTTAATAAGACAAACCAAATTAGCGGCTCCTTTAGCCAAACTGATTTTATTGGCCGCTCCGACTGCTATACATTACTATCCCAAAATTGGGATGACAAAGTATGAACATTGTTTTTACATAAATGATGCAAAAGAGTTAACATAG
- a CDS encoding GNAT family N-acetyltransferase, whose product MRTYTSDRLVIKELSLTDDAFTFELVNTPGWIRFIGDKNIKSLKDAINYIQKIINSPNINYWVVSLKETCLPIGVVTLIKRDYLDHSDIGFAFLPQYAKNGYAFEAATLVLRDVISNPLHTRILATTLKGNLNSIKLIERLGLKFEKVISVENESLQLYSAEIKDLALSK is encoded by the coding sequence ATGCGCACATATACCTCAGATCGATTGGTAATTAAAGAGCTTAGTTTAACAGATGATGCTTTTACTTTTGAATTGGTCAATACACCCGGCTGGATCCGATTTATTGGAGATAAAAACATCAAAAGCTTGAAGGATGCCATAAATTATATTCAGAAAATAATTAATAGTCCGAATATTAATTATTGGGTTGTTAGTCTAAAGGAGACTTGTTTGCCAATTGGGGTTGTAACATTAATAAAACGGGATTACCTTGATCATTCCGATATTGGATTTGCTTTTCTGCCTCAATATGCCAAGAATGGTTATGCATTTGAAGCTGCTACATTAGTTTTAAGGGATGTGATTTCTAATCCATTACATACTCGAATTCTTGCTACCACATTAAAAGGTAATCTTAATTCGATTAAGCTTATAGAGCGATTAGGACTTAAATTTGAAAAAGTTATTTCTGTCGAAAATGAGTCTTTACAGTTGTATTCTGCTGAGATAAAAGATTTGGCCTTATCAAAATAA
- a CDS encoding GNAT family N-acetyltransferase, whose translation METLTVNIVDFNSTHYKAFEALNSAWIEKYFYLEPIDKEVLTKPDQYIFAHGGTIIMAEVDGIPVGTVALKRVNQQCFEMTKMAVDENYQGLKIGWKLGKAILAKAKEMGATKVILYSNRILVPAITMYHKLGFIEVPLEDSGYARSDIKMEIDV comes from the coding sequence ATGGAAACGCTCACAGTAAACATTGTTGATTTTAACTCAACTCACTACAAGGCATTTGAAGCATTGAACAGTGCTTGGATTGAAAAATATTTCTACCTAGAACCTATTGATAAAGAAGTTTTAACCAAACCTGATCAATATATTTTTGCTCATGGCGGCACAATAATCATGGCTGAGGTTGATGGAATACCAGTTGGAACAGTAGCATTAAAACGTGTAAACCAACAGTGTTTTGAGATGACCAAAATGGCTGTTGATGAAAATTATCAAGGTTTAAAAATTGGCTGGAAACTTGGTAAAGCCATTCTTGCTAAAGCAAAAGAGATGGGTGCTACCAAAGTGATTCTTTATTCCAACAGAATACTCGTCCCCGCAATCACTATGTACCATAAACTGGGTTTTATCGAAGTTCCGTTGGAAGATAGTGGATATGCCCGTTCAGATATTAAAATGGAAATTGATGTTTAA
- a CDS encoding ABC transporter ATP-binding protein — MINIQAVKHQYNGSAALQFKNWTINQGEHWLMLGGSGTGKTTLLHIISGLLQPTEGTVNIEGTNLYNLKGAALDHFRGRNIGIIFQQPHLIKNLSVLNNIMVAQYFAGLKQDKQRALEVLKSLGLGDKGKALPAELSQGQMQRVAIARAVVNHPKIVIADEPTSSLDDANTEAVLKLLEEQADRNGATLVIATHDERVKQRFAKQYVL; from the coding sequence ATGATTAATATACAAGCTGTAAAGCATCAATATAACGGTTCAGCAGCTCTTCAATTTAAGAACTGGACTATTAACCAGGGCGAACACTGGCTGATGCTTGGCGGATCAGGAACAGGAAAAACCACCTTATTACACATTATAAGCGGGCTGTTACAGCCAACTGAAGGGACTGTGAATATTGAAGGAACCAACCTCTACAACTTAAAGGGGGCTGCCCTCGATCATTTTAGAGGAAGAAATATTGGAATCATCTTTCAACAACCTCATTTAATCAAAAATCTATCCGTACTAAACAATATTATGGTTGCCCAATACTTTGCAGGTTTAAAACAGGATAAACAACGTGCACTGGAAGTATTGAAATCATTGGGGCTGGGAGATAAAGGTAAAGCACTGCCAGCAGAACTAAGTCAGGGACAAATGCAACGGGTTGCGATTGCCCGTGCAGTGGTTAATCATCCTAAAATTGTAATTGCAGATGAGCCCACTTCTAGTTTAGACGATGCCAATACAGAAGCTGTATTAAAATTGTTAGAAGAACAGGCCGACAGGAACGGTGCCACATTGGTTATTGCGACCCACGACGAACGTGTAAAACAACGTTTTGCAAAACAATATGTACTTTAA